One segment of Echeneis naucrates chromosome 15, fEcheNa1.1, whole genome shotgun sequence DNA contains the following:
- the flrt3 gene encoding leucine-rich repeat transmembrane protein FLRT3 has translation MVHQSEAFILFLIRVGLLLGLANPLVTSASCPSACRCDGTFIYCNDRGLTSIPTGIPQDATVLFLQNNRIKSSGIPAELRRLSYVEKIYLYCNNLDEFPTNLPLGLKELHLQENNIRMITHASLAQIPYIEELHLDDNSVSAVSIEEGAFRDSNHLRLLFLSRNHLSTIPSGLPMSIEELRFDDNRISSISEQSLQDLINLKRLILDGNLLNNRGIGEMAFINLINLTELSLVRNSLTSPPANLPGTSLEKLQLQDNHINRVPAGAFAFLRQLYRLDLSGNNLSSLPQGVFEDLDNLTQLLLRSNPWQCTCRMKWVRDWLRSLPSKVNVRGFMCQGPDKVKGMAIKDLTTDMFDCTDSELSPTYETSTVSNTLHPSQPQWPLFVTKRPAVKGPDFGRNYHSTTTSSGRKIITISVKSSSADTIHISWRVSQPMTALRLSWLKLGHSPAFGSITETIVQGERTEYLLTALEPESSYRICMVPMETSNIYLSDETPVCIETETGSHKSYNPTTTLNREQEKEPYKNSSLPLAAIIGGAVALLAIIMLALVCWYVHRNGSLFSRNCTYNKGRRRKDDYAEAGTKKDNSILEIRETSFQMIPINHLPVSKEEFVIHTIFPPNGLNLYKSPHSENSINNRSYRDSGIPDSDHSHS, from the coding sequence ATGGTTCATCAAAGCGAGgccttcatcctcttcctcatcaggGTTGGGCTGCTGCTTGGTCTTGCTAACCCCCTGGTGACCTCCGCCTCATGTCCCTCAGCCTGCCGCTGCGACGGCACCTTCATCTACTGTAATGACCGTGGCTTGACTTCCATCCCCACCGGTATACCCCAAGACGCAACAGTGCTCTTCCTGCAGAACAATCGCATTAAGAGTTCAGGCATTCCTGCAGAGCTCCGGAGGCTGTCGTATGTGGAAAAGATCTACCTTTACTGCAACAATCTGGATGAGTTCCCCACCAACCTCCCTCTTGGGCTGAAGGAGCTCCACCTTCAGGAGAACAACATTCGGATGATTACCCATGCCTCTTTGGCACAGATTCCCTACATTGAGGAGCTGCATCTCGATGACAACTCCGTATCGGCAGTCAGCATAGAGGAGGGGGCCTTCAGGGATAGTAATCACCTCAGACTGCTGTTTCTCTCCAGAAACCACCTAAGCACTATCCCGTCAGGCCTTCCCATGAGCATTGAGGAGCTGCGCTTTGATGACAACCGCATTTCCTCCATCTCAGAGCAGTCACTGCAAGACCTCATCAACCTAAAGCGACTAATCCTGGATGGTAACCTGCTCAACAACCGCGGCATTGGAGAGATGGCTTTCATCAACCTGATCAACTTGACCGAGCTCTCACTGGTGAGGAACTCCCTGACTTCGCCGCCAGCCAACTTGCCAGGCACCAGTTTGGAGAAGTTGCAGCTACAAGATAATCACATTAATCGGGTGCCAGCAGGGGCTTTTGCCTTCCTAAGGCAGCTGTATCGCTTGGACCTGTCTGGTAACAACCTGAGCAGCCTCCCACAGGGTGTTTTTGAAGACCTGGACAATCTGACACAGCTCCTGCTGCGCAGCAACCCCTGGCAAtgcacctgcaggatgaaatGGGTGCGTGACTGGTTGCGGTCATTGCCATCCAAGGTGAATGTACGCGGCTTCATGTGTCAGGGTCCGGATAAGGTCAAAGGCATGGCAATTAAAGACCTGACTACAGATATGTTTGACTGCACGGATTCAGAGCTCAGCCCTACGTATGAGACGAGCACAGTCTCCAACACTTTACACCCCTCGCAGCCCCAGTGGCCGTTGTTTGTGACTAAAAGGCCTGCAGTTAAAGGGCCCGACTTCGGTAGAAATTACCACAGCACTACCACCTCTTCAGGCAGAAAGATTATCACAATCAGTGTGAAGTCAAGTAGCGCAGATACAATACACATATCATGGAGGGTGTCGCAGCCCATGACTGCCCTACGGCTGAGCTGGCTAAAGCTGGGACACAGCCCTGCGTTTGGCTCCATCACTGAAACCATCGTGCAGGGGGAGAGGACGGAGTACCTGCTCACTGCTCTCGAACCCGAATCTTCCTATAGGATATGCATGGTTCCCATGGAGACCAGCAACATTTACCTGTCGGACGAGACCCCGGTTTgcatagagacagagactggCTCTCACAAATCGTACAACCCAACTACAACTTtgaacagagagcaggagaaagagcCTTACAAAAATTCCAGTCTGCCCTTGGCTGCTATAATTGGAGGGGCCGTGGCTCTTTTGGCAATAATCATGTTGGCGCTGGTGTGCTGGTACGTCCACAGGAATGGGTCACTTTTTTCCAGGAACTGCACCTACAACAAAGGCCGTCGGAGAAAGGACGACTACGCAGAGGCCGGCACTAAGAAGGACAACTCCATCCTAGAAATACGAGAAACTTCTTTTCAAATGATACCTATAAATCACCTGCCTGTGTCCAAGGAGGAGTTTGTGATACACACCATTTTCCCACCGAATGGCCTGAATTTATACAAAAGCCCACACAGCGAGAACAGTATTAACAACAGGAGCTACAGAGACAGTGGAATACCAGATTCAGACCACTCCCATTCATGA